Within Bdellovibrio bacteriovorus HD100, the genomic segment GGTCATGATCAGGGCCCCCAATTCGATCATGGGGCCCCCTTGGTGCCGACTTTCATCAGTTGATGAAACACGAAGGCGGTCATACCCAAAGTGACAACCGTGCTGATCAGCACCGTCACCACCATGCCCACACCGTATTTGCCGAAAAGGTCGAAGTATTCAATGACCCCGACGCCTGCCGGAACAAAGAAAAGGGCCAGATGGGCGGTAATGGACCGGCTCAGGATTTCGACCTTGTCCTTTAATGAAGGGCGCACCAGCAGGGCTATAAAGAAGAAGACCATGCCCAGAACCGGGCCCGGGATAAAGAGCTTAAACAGGGCCACCACGGCTTCCCCGAGCAGCTGGAACACTAATAGGATAACAAAGGCCTGAATCATGCCCCCGACTGTATCCTCCCCCGTTCGGGCCGTCAATTTGCGGCACCCCTGACAAAGACCTGAACAGCTTCATGGTCTCCAAACCATTTAAAGCCATCTCAAGGTGGTACAAATCATGAAATACAGCCAGTGTCTCAAAGGAGAGGTAGTGATGATTCCAGCTTTGGCCAAAAAAATTCTGCACGTTACTGTTGGTACGCTTCTAGTCAGTTCCGCCGCTTCTGCGAAAGTTTACTTGAATTCCATGTGCCATATGGCCGCCAATTCAAAAACCCAGCAGATCCAAGGCGATGACAACAAAGACGACAAGTTCCCTTTGGCTTCAATCTCCAAGGTTGTAACCACCTTATGGGCTGTAGACCGTCTGGGTCCTGACTATCGCTTCAAAACCAAACTGCATGTCACACCAACTGCCAACGGTTCTTACGATATCCATATCGAAGGCAGCCGAGATCCACTGTTTGGGCGTAACATGTCCTATTTCCTGATTTCTGAACTAAACCGCATGAAAATCACCAAGATCGAAAAGCTGACTTTCGATGAAAACTTCCTGTTGGCGTGGTTGGCGGAAGAAAAGCCGATGATCGGCGGAACGACACCTAAATATGACACCGTTGAACAGCAGGCCTCTATCGTGCGTGCGACTTTGACGTCCTCTTTTGCGACGGCTATCAGTCCAGGCTATTACACTATTCTGAAAACCAAAGCGGCTCGCATTGGCGTGCAAATGTCCAATCGTCCGAAGATTGACGTGCGCACGATCAGTTTTGTGAAAAAAGCTGAGTTCCAGAAAAACGAAAAGTCCACAACGATGGTTTTGATGTCTGCGCCACTGAAAACAATCCTGAAACGCATGAACAACCAGTCCAACAACTATATCGCCGACAATCTGTACTGGAATCTGGGTGGCACTGAGGCTTTCAATGCTTACATCGCCGGTAAAATGCAGGCCGACACATCAGATATCGAATTCCACAACGGCTCTGGCAACAACGAAGGTTCTGTCGCCAAACCGGTTTACAATGAAGCCACTTGTGAAATGATGATCAAGGTTCTTTACTCTTTGGATAAATCCCTGTCTGCAAAAGGCTACGACCTTTCTGACGTGATGGCGGTTGCTGCGAAAGACAAAGCCTCCACTGTGGGCAGCTATGGCGGCGTGATGGCTGGTTCAACAACGGCAAAAACCGGAAGTGTCAACAAAGCCAAAACTCTGATGGGATCTGTATCCACTAAGAACGGCGAAATCTACTTCGCAGTTCTGATGCACACGGATTATGACAAGTCCCGCTCTGACTGGGGTGTGGCTTCTCAACAGATCAAAAACAAGGTCAGCCAGTTGATCAATCAAAACGGCGGACCAAAAGCAATCAAGTACACCGAACAATTGCCATTGCCGTTTGATAAGTATTCTTACCTGACAAAAGCGAACACTATCACGACAGAGAAGAAATAGGTGACGTATGAAAAAATCCTATCTGCTGGCCGCTCTGATCTTTTTCCTCGCGGGCCTTCTGCATGGAACAGCTTTCGCGGCGTCAGGGAAGTCCAGCAAGGCCTTGAATGAAGCGGCGGAACAAGGTGATCTGGCCAAGGTGAAAAACCTGGTTCAGAAAAACAAGATTGATCTGAACGCTC encodes:
- a CDS encoding D-alanyl-D-alanine carboxypeptidase produces the protein MIPALAKKILHVTVGTLLVSSAASAKVYLNSMCHMAANSKTQQIQGDDNKDDKFPLASISKVVTTLWAVDRLGPDYRFKTKLHVTPTANGSYDIHIEGSRDPLFGRNMSYFLISELNRMKITKIEKLTFDENFLLAWLAEEKPMIGGTTPKYDTVEQQASIVRATLTSSFATAISPGYYTILKTKAARIGVQMSNRPKIDVRTISFVKKAEFQKNEKSTTMVLMSAPLKTILKRMNNQSNNYIADNLYWNLGGTEAFNAYIAGKMQADTSDIEFHNGSGNNEGSVAKPVYNEATCEMMIKVLYSLDKSLSAKGYDLSDVMAVAAKDKASTVGSYGGVMAGSTTAKTGSVNKAKTLMGSVSTKNGEIYFAVLMHTDYDKSRSDWGVASQQIKNKVSQLINQNGGPKAIKYTEQLPLPFDKYSYLTKANTITTEKK
- a CDS encoding CidA/LrgA family protein, with protein sequence MIQAFVILLVFQLLGEAVVALFKLFIPGPVLGMVFFFIALLVRPSLKDKVEILSRSITAHLALFFVPAGVGVIEYFDLFGKYGVGMVVTVLISTVVTLGMTAFVFHQLMKVGTKGAP